In the Clavelina lepadiformis chromosome 8, kaClaLepa1.1, whole genome shotgun sequence genome, one interval contains:
- the LOC143468868 gene encoding cytosolic phospholipase A2-like isoform X2, translating into MYQAEVTPCVKLTVEVVRGRNIAKDLDCRKPACKPDPYVKIYIRDSPGAHRQTRRIKNSRNPEWKETFTFWLAHDLSEALAEITLMDSNTLINESMGSVNFELSSLNTNETVTKTFDFNETSQVEIEFTTENRCQSDLRLGKSLCNKEESFRKERKQKIFNSMRELLKKHGKHRRPLTVNEVPVIGVLGSGGGFRASVGYAGVMKALHDTGILDCCMYVNGLSGSSWYLSALYANETFPENGPDGTHNDIRKRLERNPYLGLLCEFLSYRDAAIAKKMAKQPVSYTDIFGMVIGNALLGREKMERTKLSHFQEKIRSGNAPMPILTAVHVNSNQPAAIFHDWLEFNPYEIGIAKYGCFMNTKQFGTKFFCGVQAKKFEENPLHYIMGICGSAYSILFKDYLKEYTKGNRFLSFLLKPIVADSEEPDEKQVKEASKKFNLYEDDLAGEDYNTVVLRTVAVASGYNHDDDTDEEATEEDKIKARKNRLARRDYLKKEENDIPTAMPKPSTEHSENGPNSSKPVDPYSMPIDLDPITAFATPPIDGGIVPESVIDHALIGGIENGYSTDESEEEKEEENQPPRFGCRKLVYEKIFGMDHLRTRGLRTARVFNYMRSMSINKTHPVIKHPHNQGLRKLFKRINKQLNVNKKKMFVADAGIAFNSPYPPMLRRERGVDIILSFDFSARKEDDMDPLKELYLAEEWARITGLPFPKISRDTYKKGLKECYVFRDEEDIKAPIVIHFVLCNINFRKYSAPGIPREQGDDRGEFNIFSINGEPIPKNPYKTFNFCYSKDEFDKLFQLMHFNTLLHLDTILEQILAYTARYDDE; encoded by the exons ATGTATCAG GCTGAAGTAACCCCTTGCGTTAAGCTAACTGTAGAAGTGGTTCGTGGACGAAATATCGCCAAAGATTTGGATTGCCGTAAACCAG CTTGCAAGCCAGATCCCTACGTTAAAATCTATATCAGAGATTCACCAGGTGCCCACAGACAAACTCGTCGTATCAAGAACAGCAGAAATCCGGAATGGAAAGAAACGTTTACTTTCTGGCTAGCCCATGACCTTTCAGAAGCATTAGCTGAG ATTACGTTAATGGACTCGAACACTCTCATCAACGAAAGTATGGGGTCAGTGAACTTCGAGCTTTCAAGCTTAAATACAAACGAAACTGTCACCAAAACCTTTGATTTCAATGAG ACGTCTCAAGTTGAAATCGAATTCACGACGGAAAACAG ATGTCAATCAGATCTTAGGCTTGGAAAATCCCTCTGTAACAAAGAAGAGAGCTTTCGTAAAGAAAGGAAGCAAAAGATTTTCAATTCAATGCGAGAGTTGTTAAAAAAGCATGGAAAACACAGACGACCACTCACTGTTAATGAG GTCCCTGTGATTGGAGTCCTTGGATCCGGGGGAGGATTTCGGGCTTCAGTGGGTTACGCTGGAGTTATGAAAGCTCTCCATGATACCGGAATCCTCGATTGCTGCATGTACGTCAATGGATTGTCAGGGTCATCGTG GTATCTGTCCGCTTTGTATGCAAATGAAACTTTTCCCGAAAATGGTCCTGATGGCACGCACAATGACATTCGAAAAAGACTTGAACGGAATCCGTATTTAGGACTGCTGTGTGAATTTCTCTCTTATAG GGATGCAGCGATTGCCAAGAAAATGGCAAAGCAACCTGTCTCGTACACAGATATCTTCGGAATGGTGATTGGAAACGCTTTGTTAGGAAGGGAG AAAATGGAACGAACGAAGTTATCGCACTTTCAAGAAAAGATAAGAAGTGGAAATGCCCCAATGCCAATTTTGACAGCAGTCCACGTTAACTCAAACCAACCAGCAGCGATATTTCATG ATTGGCTCGAATTCAACCCATATGAAATAGGAATCGCAAAGTATGGATGCTTCATGAATACCAAACAATTTGGAACCAAATTTTTCTGTGGAGTTCAggctaaaaaatttgaagaaaatccTCTTCATTACATTATg GGAATATGTGGAAGTGCCTACTCAATTCTTTTCAAGGATTATCTGAAGGAATACACCAAAGGAAATCGATTCCtttcttttttgctaaaaccAATTGTGGCGGATTCTGAGGAACCAGATGaaaaacaggtcaaagaagccagcaaaaaatttaacttgtaCGAAGATGACCTCGCCGGCGAAGACTATAACACAGTTGTGTTACGAACAG TGGCAGTAGCAAGCGGCTATAACCACGACGACGACACTGATGAAGAAGCGACTGAAGAAGATAAGATAAAAGCAAG AAAAAATCGTCTCGCCAGACGGGATTACTTaaagaaagaagaaaatgacATACCGACGGCTATGCCGAAACCTTCAACAGAACACAGTGAAAACGGACCAAA CTCTTCCAAACCTGTGGATCCGTACTCTATGCCTATTGATCTTGATCCTATCACTGCGTTTGCCACACCACCGATTGATGGAGGGATTGTTCCTGAATCCGT GATAGACCACGCTTTAATTGGCGGGATTGAAAACGGCTACAGTACAGACGAAAGCGAAGaggaaaaagaagaagaaaaccAACCTCCACGCTTTGGATGCCGTAAATTGGTATATGAGAAGATTTTCGGCATGGACCACCTTCGT ACCAGAGGCCTAAGAACAGCAAGAGTATTCAACTACATGAGAAGCATGTCGATCAACAAAACACATCCTGTCATTAAACATCCACATAATCAAGGTCTGA GAAAATTATTCAAGAGAATCAATAAGCaattaaatgtaaacaaaaagaaGATGTTTGTCGCTGACGCTGGAATCGCTTTCAACTCACCCTACCCACCAATGCTTCGAAGAGAGAGAGGCGTCGACATCATTCTCTCGTTTGATTTCAGCGCAAGAAAAGAAGACGACATGGATCctttaaaa GAACTCTACTTGGCTGAAGAATGGGCACGTATTACTGGGTTACCTTTTCCGAAAATAAGCCGAGATACATACAAAAAAGGTCTGAAAGAATGTTATGTGTTCCGAGATGAAGAAGATATAAAGGCGCCGATAGTGATTCACTTTGTCTTGTGCAACATCAATTTCAGAAAATATTCAGCGCCAG GTATACCACGTGAACAAGGAGATGATAGGGGCGAATTCAACATATTCTCTATCAATGGTGAACCTATCCCGAAGAACCCATACAAGACATTCAATTTCTGTTACAGCAAGGATGAGTTTGATAAGCTTTTTCAGCTCATGCACTTTAACACACTTCTGCATTTGGAT ACGATCTTGGAACAAATCCTAGCATATACTGCTCGATATGATGATGAATAA